A stretch of DNA from Cannabis sativa cultivar Pink pepper isolate KNU-18-1 chromosome X, ASM2916894v1, whole genome shotgun sequence:
ctagaaattaacattcaataataaaattaagaatttatGTCTCGGTTTTTAAAATAACccttaactaaaagaaaactactTGAAACTAGACATTATAacgataattataataaatagtaagagtttaaagagaaaaaaaagaactATGATGAAGAACATTTCGAAGCTGCGATCTCTGTCTCTTCCTTCCTCTATCTCTAAGTTTCTATCTCAATTTGTAGTTAAAAGTTACTAAAAACGAATCCTAAAAGTCCTATAAATAcccctaaaaaatatcttagtttaaaagaaagataaaaatttgaaatgtgACAGAATTCGCGCTCTCGCCGCAACCACGAATCCcctaaaaagttatttttatatttttacagaattccaCATAAAAATTCTCATAGCAACTAACGAAACAACTTAAATCGCAACTAAAATTCACATAACAACCCACAGAAACTTTTAAACAAACTACCGGAGCAACCCaaactttaaattaaaaaagggtatataaattataaagtaattttctttattgttattattattagtttgaAATATcagttttcattatttttttttaaaaaaaaataaaaaatggtttaaaaatatttttcaaaatagaataacaatattattatttagcAAGTGAGAGAGGGAATAAAACAAGTGAAGCAGAAACAGGTGGCCAGCCATCGAACGTGATGAGGGGTCATCTTCCTCAGCCGCCCAAATCGGGCCTCGGCCCACCAGAAGACGATCCCGACCTAAACCGGCCCATTTCCGGTGCTTTGGGCTTGGCGGTGGGCGGTGGTCTCCGTAAGAAAGGAACCGGAGTTCGGCCATGGCTCCTGGTGGACTCAACGGGGCAAGCCCAGGTGGTGGAGGCCGGAAAGCACGCCATCATGCGCCGGACGGGCCTTCCTGCCCGTGATCTTCGGATTCTTGATCCGTTGCTTTCATACCCTTCGACTGTACTGGGACGAGAGAGAGCTATAGTGATAAACTTGGAGCACATCAAGGCTATAATCACAGCGCAGGAAGTTCTTTTGCTCAACTCTAGGGACCCATCTGTAACGCCTTTTGTTGAAGAGCTTCAACGACGACTCACGCGTCACTACCAAGCTACCAAAGCccaggttttttttttccttctctttctttttaaatttatcctctgtttttttttctttcgtatAACCTGAATTTTGGGTTTTTCTTACTTTGATTAAAGATTTATTAATTTGCTAAATTTTTTATAGATTTTGGTGCTATTGATAACAGTTCATGTTGTttttgctcttttttttttctataattttggttcgaattatgaaatttcatcTAAGTATTTTTTTGTTCCCTAAAAGTATCTGAATTGTGTGTATTTGGAGTATTttgaatttataattataatggaACTATATGCAATTGTGATTATTGAACTGTATTTGAGACGTATGTGGATTGACCAAAATTAGCTTATGCCTTTTCTCccatatatttgtttatttataaaatCAATGCCTTGAAATTGGACTCAGTTGTTCATGTCCTTAATTCACCATGTAGTTTAGATCATATCCATATCGTTATGTTTGAATTTAATGATCTGGTTTTACTATAGTCTAACACATTTTTGAGGTTCTTGCTTTTCTTCTTTAGGTTTCTTAGTAAACTGTCAAACTGTTAATCTCTCTTGATAATATAGGAAGGAAATGGTGATGATTCAAACTGGACAAATCTGTATGATATGGAAGACCCACAATCAAGAGATCATAGTCCTCAAAATTCTGGTGGAGGGTTTCCTAAGTTTCAGGATCAGGATGGTGAAGGTGAAGGAGAAAGGAAAGATGGTCTTCAAAATCAAGATGGACTGAAGATTTTACCTTTCGAGTTTGTGGCACTGGAGGCATGCCTTGAGGCAGCCTGTAGTTGCTTAGAGAGTGAAGTAAGTTTGACCTGACTCTGGTTTATAAACTACCATGTGATTTGTTTAAGTCACTTACAATGCTTTTTCCGATCTTTattgtttcttttctttctGAATTCTACCAGGCAAGGACACTGGAGCTAGAGGCTCATCCTGCCTTAGATAAGCTAACTTCGAAGATTAGTACTCTCAACTTGGAACGAGTCCGTCAAATTAAGAGTCGTTTAGTTGCAATAACAGGACGTGTTCAGAAGGTTGgatgatttgaaatttgaaactcTTTCTTTTGCCAATTAGTCTGATCTTTAAGACATTGGTATAACTTGATAGACTCCAGTTGTTTCATGCTTTTTACTTTTATAGCTACTAAAGTTTCTGGTCATGCATCATTTTTCACATGATATGTTCATGGGTGCGTACATGTTGATATTTAGGTGAGAGATGAGCTGGAGCACTTGCTAGACGATGATGAAGATATGGCTGAGATGTATCTAACTGAAAAGTTAATTGAGCAACAGCTTGAGAATTCCTCTACTGCTTCAATAAATGAGAGAGATGATGATCTTCGTCGATCAGACATGGATGACAGGCTTGTAACATCTAACTATAATTCTGTTGTAAGCTTGTCTTCGCTTGAGCTCACTCTGATGCCCTCCCACAATGTCCCGCTACATTTACAGGATTCCAAATGAAATTGCATTGGAAGCTGGGGCGAGTTTCAGAACTTATGAAGGCGACCTTGAAAACACTGATAATGCCCAGGATCAATTGTTTGGAGCACATAGGGACAGCCACGGAACTCATACTAGTACTACTCGAAGTGCTATAAGCAAGAACCTTGATGTAGAGGAGCTGGAAATGCTTTTAGAAGCATACTTTGTTCAAATTGATGGTACATTAAACAAACTATCCACGGTATGCAACTCCACTTGACATCTAATATCTGATAATTGCTATTAGGCATTAGTGGTACCTAGCTAGCACCATCATGAGGTAGCATTTTGCGAATGGTTAGCGATATTTAATTCATGGAGTTTGATATTTAATTCTACCAATAGTGACGACACTTTTAGCCTTTCTCCTAATATTTAAAGTGAAATTCATTCTTGCTACATTATGTGCTAGAAAAATTGTTTGTTGTACTTTTGTATTGAAAAATAGATTCAGTCCTCTACTGACACACTCACCCAACCATTGCATTGATTTTGAATTCGGTTTGTCCTTTTGAAGCTGAGAGAATACGTAGATGACACAGAGGATTATATCAACATTATGCTGGATGACAAACAGAACCACCTTCTACAAATGGGAGTGATGTTAACAACTGCAACCCTGGTGGTGAGTGCCTTTGTTGTTGTGGCTGGGGTCTTTGGTATGAATATCACTATCGAGCTGTTTGACGATAAAAAAGCAGGTATGCCGGAGTTCTTGTGGACCATTGGTGGCGGTACTACTGGATGTATATTCTTATATGTTCTTGCTATTGCTTGGTGTAAGCATAAACGATTGCTGGAGTGAGTGAAGGGCAAGCAATAGAAGTTGGTCATATAATGGTTCTACAGGTTTTGTAGAGACCAAATATACGCTTGACATTATATGTTCCTGAGTTTTGTGGCCAGGGTGGAggggaaaaataaaatttcaaggggggccaaaatgtaaaaaaaagttGAGAGGGCCAAACATATATAACTTCTATAAAAGTAAGGACtacattataaataatattatgtggtttttctttttcctaAATCTTGGGTGGGGCCAAGGCCACCCTTGGCTACCATATAGCTCTACCCTTAGTGGTTGTGGCTACTATTAGGGTTGAGTATCGGCTAATTTGGTCGGTTTTTTTAGATAAAAATTTAGAATTCGGTTTTGAGTCTGAATTGCTGTAATTCGAAAATTGACCGACCAATTTAGAACTTATATTAAAATCGATCGTTTTGAATTTCGGTTTAGTCGGTTTAAATCGGccaaactgattttttttttctttaaaatatgaTTCAATTTATTCTATAAGCACATTAGTTTACATTCTACaactatataaataaattgttcaaaaattaattgtcttattcttttaactttaatattaataaaataataaattaatgtatgtataatgatcgattttagtttttttttgatCGATTTATTACCAAAAAAATTGATCATTCAATGGCCATTGTAATCGTTAGCGGTTTTTTTAGCTTTTGGTTCCACCGGTTTTGGTTCCAGCAGTGTTCGGCAGGTCAGTTTGAATGGTTCAGTTGTCTGGATTTCATGCTCAGCCCTACCGCTATTGGTATAATTATGTCTCGagtttcatataatttaagaaaataatttttagagaatATTGTTAACTAATTGTGGAGTACCACTGGTGTCCAGTAGGAATGCTTATTCTAGTGTTTAATTTGAAAGTGTTTATAAAATACTCACTCTATTTTACACGATGCAATTTAATTTGGAAAGTGTAAATTAGATATTGATTTACATATAAAAGCAAATCAAatcacacatatttatatatatttgaatgtaaaaaataataatttaaaaatctaatacacatgattcaaatattttaaaaattaatagatCAAATGTATATTTAATTCTTATGTATATGGAAAATATAATCTTAAACAACATTAAACATTTCtttatacataaaataataataattaaataaaatacatttttttttcttctttctttgaatttgttatcttttattttattgttttaaattatttttttatagagacataaaataacaataatttgttttcttttgttgttagttatatgatttttttttaataaatattaaacaatTCAGTATTAAAAAGATAACTAATCTAAAATAAACGATTAAATGTACTTTTACAGATTGGATTAGATCCAAAATATCGAATGCACTATGAGTAAAATAATGCGGATTAGATTAGATTAATACacctaatttaattaaaatatttttgaatagaTCAAATTGGGATTAGTTGAGAACTACTCTTTTTTAATACACATTAACCAAATATAACtgcaaaataattttaattaataaatactcTCTTTTATAATCAAAGTACCAAAAAATAACTTCATAACTTATGAAAATTAGAATCCCTATAACATATATAATGGAGATATAACCTATAAAACTGAgtataaaatataaatcaaaGAGCAATaaagtatttttgaaatttccAAAATATAAGTTGTGGTTAAAATGAAGTTTTGAAAAGGGGTATTTGGTAATTTAGCTGAAGAAATGATAAAAGGAAAAACCATATCCACTTTGGCAACATGATAATATCATCATCAGTGGCAGTGAAATAAGTTGTTCAATCTTGAAGCTGAGAGTGAGACAGAAACGAGTGGCTGCAGTTATGAGTTCCATAGGCCAAAGCATATTGATGGCATTCACTGTCACCATGAACAAATACGCTTCTTCAAATATTCAAGCAGTTCATAGAAATAACACCAACAATTCACAAACCACCACTACTCCTACTCATCACCACATCATTCATGGAAGAAGAGGTCTTCTCTTATCCACTGTTGTTGCTGCTCTTCAAGTCACAGACTCCAAAACTCAACTTCTTCAAAGTAACtaatctaataatatatatatatatattttctttactcATTTTTAGTTCCCAATCACTTAATATttgctaattttaaatatttatatgtatacagAGTATTTAAAGAAGAGTGAGGAAAACAAAGCCAAAAATGACAAGGAGGTGAAATTCTTGCCTTAACACCCCCAACCTCCTACTAGCTAGTACTCTTGTTAATAATGCAGGGTGGGTTTTCGAATTCCATATGAATGGCCAAATTCATTGTTACTCCAAATTATGTTATGGCCAAAAACAAAAAGTAATGAACAAattatgtatattataattttattttggttttttgttttttgttttcagaGAATGGATAGTTATTACAAACGCAATTACAAAGATTACTTTGAGTTAGTTGAAGGAACTATGAGAGGGAAAgatggggaaatttcagaagcTGAGAAGGGAATTCTTGAATGGCTTCAAAAAAATAAGTGAAAACCACAACTCCACAGCTCCAACGAGAACAAATAttacctctttttttcttttttgggtaTGCTTAATTTGTTAATACAACttcttgattattttttatctgAAAGAGCTGAAATATATATAGCCTGCTAAAATAGAAGGGTCTTAATTTGGAAAACTTTATATCTTTCTTCTTTGGCTATAATTTCATCACATATTTCAGTAAGACAGTACTACATCTTAAttctatataaataaaattaaaaaaagaaagaaagaaagaaagatggttaCATAATAATAGTTATTGAAACACAAAGTATATTGAAAATGATTTCAAGTAATGAGCTAAGCTAGTAAATACAAGAGAGAGTGCTTTGTATAGGCTACTCTACTCTACATGGTTTTTTTGATATTGGTAATGATCATAACTCAACTAATTGAGATACCAAAGTGTTGATGCCAAAAAATTGCTCACTATTGAGTTGctaaaaattgaagagctgCAACTCTCTCTCCACAAAGCCATCGTGTCTTTCTTACTTCGATCGTTTTCCAATGTATAGAATCTTGCAAGTATTCTGAGGATTTCTTgcaaaaaaatattctatacTTAAAGTTAATCAGATCATTAGGGAATTAGTGAGAATTTTAGATACATATATAGACCCCTttccttactttttttttattattttattttattaataccaTGTGAATTTGAAGGGAAATAATCGTAATCAATTAGCTTTATTGACTTGATATGCTTAACGGCTTTGAGCCTGAATTTCTCGCTTGAacccatttaatttaatttaatttaattgctCAAATCGATGGCGTCAATAGGGCCTTTTTCTTGTTCACGTGGATCGATGATTCCATGTTCACTCACAGCCTCCAGTCATATTCCTTCGATttttaagggaaatttacatggtatactaacttttactatttttttacaaaaatactgccaggcggtattttttacttttttactgtatttttttataagtttcatactgcagtatactgtgttaagtttcattggtgttctactggtgttttactagtgttctactgttgttttgagttatactgctttgtgttttactggtgttttataaaaatacagtatttttgaaaaaatttccgtgtgacagtatttttgtaaaagttaaccaaaatttcagtatttttgtaagttttccatTTTTAATGGGTTGGGGGTACTATTTCAATCTTGGGCCTTTGTAGGTTTTACTTTTCTTAATAACTACAAATTAATTTCTTCTTTACTCTAAAGCGGACTATCGTATctgctttaaaagtttcacagtTTTTTTGCAGCTACATTTTTattagaatttgaaataagataaatggagtttcatctcaaaactaattggcaatAAGAGAAGTAGTCTATTTAtcttatatatgatattttatttctacACATTTATAATGTGGAACTAACTCTAATACACGTTTGGGCTTAAAAAATGTGACTATAACGAACGACCTTTAAGGAACCATAGGGTCGAACATGATATTTGAAAGAATCCCACAAGGCCAAATATTGAAAAATTCGTGAGTGTACACGTGGAAATTCTGGCTCATCTTTTTAGACCGATGGACAACAGATCACAAACGGCTATTTTATGGCTACCATGTTAAAATTTGGGATGAGGTGAATATGGttcatctcaaaactaattggcaatAGGACGAGTAgtccattcatcttatatatgataatttatttatacaCATGAACAATGTGAGActaattctaataatttttcCACTTTGTTATTTGGCTCCCAACTCTGATTCTTCTTTATTTAGCCCATAAAGTTTTCACAAATCGAATTCTCTCCCACTCTTCTTGTTCTTCCAAAGTTAGATTTTTTCGATTCGTTTGATGATTCTTTTAGCCACGACTCCCAAAGATGCAACCTTTGAAGAAGACTACTTGAAGACCAAAGTGCCACTACAACAAAATCACAGAAAGGTGGCATTTGATTTATTGACATTTGCTAAAAAAAAtgttacaaaaattatatttaaataacattaagtAAGTACTATATTTAAATGTTGCCTAGtgaaaattttctttaaaaaataataataattctaatCTAAAAATTGTACCATAATTTTTATCCTtagaatttaataatatttttaaaatgttaTCGAATTTTAATGAAATTTAGAATCGTCactaaatttatatatgtaaattattttctctattactaataatatactttttaATCTAGAGATTTTTACATCTGACCATTGTCCCTTTATTTGGTTATTGAGAATGAGGTGATGGTGatacaaagtaaaaaaaattattggttTGAAAATTTTTGGTTGAAAGAACCTTTCTGTTTCAAAGTTGTTGAGAAGGCTTGGTATCTGTATTCGGGTTGCACTACTacggaaaaaattaaatattgtagTGAGATTTTACAAGATTGGGAAAAGGGTTACTCTGATTATATTAAACAGAGAATTCGAGATTACAAAGGGGAAGTGCGTCGTTGAAAAAGAGGTTGTGATCTTGTATCTGTGTTGAAGTATATGAAGGTTGAATTGTAGTTGAATAACGTGTTGCTGCAATGTGAAAATTTTTGGAAACAACAGAGTAAGCAATTTTGGTTGAGAGAAGAGGATTAAAACTCAAAGTATTTCCATACTATGGCTACTTCGAGAAGGCAAAACAATTCTATTCAAAAGCTGAAAAATTTAAATGGACATTGGGTTGATTGGAATGGTAATTTGTCTACTGTTATATATGGTAGATTATTTTCATCAGTTAGTTGCCCCTTATGGAATTGATTTTCACACGGTAGTAGAGAGTGTACTTGCTACCATTTCAGAAGATCAGAATGCTAGCCTACTAAAGAAAATCACGATGGAAGAGGTTAGAAAAGCTTTATTTCAAATTCACCCAGATTTGTCTCCCGGACCTCCCGGACCTGATGGTATGACCCTAGAATTCTATCAAAATTTATGGGATTTAGTGGGTGAGGATATATTGTATCTGTTGCCCCTGATTATATCCTAAAATATGTGGACCAATGCAATCGCGACACATAGATCTGAAGAGTATGGCTTTGATATAATTTGGCTAAGTCTTTATAAACCTAGAGGGTCGGCTAAAGAGgcacctcccggagaaggcatgagGGGACCACGCACTCCCGGAGGGCAGAGCTATAGCAAAGCACTTCCGGGAGATATCAGACCCTCACTGAACAGTCATCtcacatttaatgccgcatgggagaaggcgtattggTACTGCCATAAATATTAAAGTCTGACGGCGTAACCCCCCTTCTGCAGCTATTACGCTATGATTAATAAGCCTACTGACGGCTACTTGATGAGGGATCACATCAGCCAAGAAGGGATAAAGGAGTATATCTATCTAATCCCTGAAATACCAAGGGAACAGACCATGCATTTCCTATTTTGCATGGGCTAGGAATGCATGCCCCTACTGAAGTTACACAGAAATATATATgggacaattctagggattaccccagggaaaacactataaataccccccaaatacattaaggcaggggtcgagaattctgggtttcataaaaactaaatagaaaagtcactaagaacattctctgtaataaatactctcataaatactaaagactcgtggactaaggctcattaatgctccaaccacgtaaaaatctcgtgCATTAAACTTCTTACAGCtctcttatatattattatatttgttgcCAAAAACGTCGGTCAACAGTATCGTTGGTGAGGTATTTTTTCAACTCTGGTTCTTTTTTGCCTTGTTTGAATGAGACTAATATTGTCCTTATCCCAAGAAAAAATGAGCGATCTACAACTTATTTCGCTTTGTAATGTGCTGTATAAAATTATTTCTAAAGTGTTGGCTAATAGATTAAAAGTCGTGTTGCCTAAGATGATTTCGGATACTCAAAGTGTTTTTTTTACCTGGGCACTTGATTTCAGATAATATTATGGTCTCTTTTGAGATAATGAattatttaagagaaaaagggTTGGTAAGGAGGGTTTTATGGCCCTTAAGCTTGACATGAGTAAGGCCTATAATAGAGTcgaatgatattttttttagaagctTTACTAATTCGTATGGGTTTCGACAAACCCCTATTttctttggttttttttttttttgtcactaCTGTAAGTTATACGATAACTCATTCGGGGCACGTTATGGATCCAATTCTTTCAGGAAGAGGTTTGAGACAAGGAGACCCATTGTCTCCTTATCTTTTCTTGATATCTGCTGAAGGTTTCTCTTCTTTGTTGAAGGCCTATGAGCAGAATCATTGGCTAACGGGTTGCAAAGTAGCTAGGGGAGCTCCAACAATGTCTCACATGCTATTTGCTGATAATAGCTATGTGTATTGTAAGGCTAATGAAGAAGAAGCTTCAAATTTCTTGCACCTTTTTCATGTTTACGATGACCTTGGGGATGAAGGTAAATTTTGCAAAGTCTTCAATCTTTTTTAGCAATAATATTAATGTGAATGTCTGATCGTATGTGTGAGAGTTGTAAGGGATGATGGAGGCTTTTGGTAATAATCTATATTTGGGCTTGCCTTGTATTATGGGGCATATGAAAATGGGATTCTTGGTTTAATTTCTTAAggaaaagatgaagaagaaaatattTAGTTGGGAAAGTTAGTTTCTGTCAAAAGCGAGAAAATATTAtcaatttgttatttaattgaaTGCAGAATAATGATTATAGTAGTAAAGTAAATATTTTGTAGTTATGGAACGCAACTACAGAATACAACACaaataaagaataaaattgcaaaaaaataaaaaaaacacaaaatttgTATACATGGTATCAACAATCCTTCCAAATTGTTACTAGTTCACGATGTCATGTCTATAAATAGACAATCTCTACTGAAATAGTATGCTCAAGTTCAAAATAGTAGCTCAAGTTCATAAGGAAATACTATGAACTTTATCAAGATctaaaaaatacaaagtttttTATTTATGCGCAATAGACTCTCTTTTATTATATGTCGCAATGAATTGCAGCTTCACAAATGAAAtttcttattttgatattatcAATTTGttatgcataaataaataatctctATTGAAATAGTATGGATCATAAGGAACTTGGATCCGAGtgctattaatttatttttttaatatattgttTTTTAGCTATAGTTATTTGCTTTCTTGATTGTTTCATTGTTTTCatctatttttgtttaatctTTGATCACTTAAAAAGATTGATCTTGATGAAGTTTTTTACAATACAAATAAACATTCTTTTATAATTACTGGATTTTAAATATACGGTGTGAAAAATATTTACCTCTATAATTCTTTAAATTCTAAAAGCTAgctatattttctcttgttgATCTATTATATATTATCTTCTCTCTTCCCCATCTTATTGGCTTCCATTAATGTTTTTTATTGAATTGTATCCTAATTCAGTAAAAAGTAAAACGAAGTAAATATCTAGTATTATTTCCATTTTTATATctgtaattaaattaaatgacttaTTTCTTGCGTGGAAAATTTCCATGGTGATTGGTGTATATGAGATCTCTTTACCTAGCtagtaattattttcttatgcTAAACTTAGGATCTCATCTCTCCATCATAACGGGTCCTATATATCttgaatatataataattcaaaataattattaataataataataatacatatacGTCAgctcaattattattattatatttcccAATCTGTATATATAATTGATCTATGAAGAAAacaaattaagtaaaaaaaaaagaaagagagagataaGATAATCGAAATCGTTAAGATGAAACTACCATGGTTGTAATGAAAAGAATTCAATTAAGTTTTCATATCAATTTATGCAAGCTAGCTAGCTAGCTGTAATAGTGATCCAAAAAACTTATTATGATGATGAAAttattatatttcaaaaaaaaaaaaaaaaatagaatagtgAACTGTCACACAATTCAGTACATGAATATGGACAATATCCAGTACTCTTTAATTGATTATTCAAGAAAAGAACAAACTAGTTTTAACTTGCACTAGCTCACCCCTCTCtttcaaattaaatttcaatcataaaagatatcgtacatatatataaatataagaataatattttcataattaTCAAAACATGACAAACCCTTTATGGATCGGTCTCACCCCATGATAAACATTTAATGTATGATATGGTACATATTTGCAAGCTTCCACAACAGATTTTTATAGAGAGTATATATAGTCGTATAATActattaatttatatacatatatgtatatatttatattaagttTTAATAGTGATTATTATTGACTGTAGCGAGTACATAAACAgtgatatatatacaatatgatGATTATATGACGTGAATTATGTCTCTCATAGTATAGCAGTAGCAGAGATGATAAGGGAACGCATGGAATTTGTCTGGAAAAAAGGAGACATTCAAAGGAAATTGGAAGAAGCAGCGATCTACTACACatcaatttatataaatatatatatatatataattgtgtgtgcatatatatatatatatatatatgtatatgtatgaaaCCACAAAGGCCCCTCAAGAATTGAAGCTTCTGCTTTGGCGGTGGTTGCAACAACAAACATGTTTTCCCCATACCCTTTTCTTAGATTCTTATCCAATATGCATATATACAAttagaatattaattattatgcatCTACCAGATTCAGCATCCTTATTATTAGGGTTATA
This window harbors:
- the LOC115703133 gene encoding magnesium transporter MRS2-3, coding for MRGHLPQPPKSGLGPPEDDPDLNRPISGALGLAVGGGLRKKGTGVRPWLLVDSTGQAQVVEAGKHAIMRRTGLPARDLRILDPLLSYPSTVLGRERAIVINLEHIKAIITAQEVLLLNSRDPSVTPFVEELQRRLTRHYQATKAQEGNGDDSNWTNLYDMEDPQSRDHSPQNSGGGFPKFQDQDGEGEGERKDGLQNQDGLKILPFEFVALEACLEAACSCLESEARTLELEAHPALDKLTSKISTLNLERVRQIKSRLVAITGRVQKVRDELEHLLDDDEDMAEMYLTEKLIEQQLENSSTASINERDDDLRRSDMDDRIPNEIALEAGASFRTYEGDLENTDNAQDQLFGAHRDSHGTHTSTTRSAISKNLDVEELEMLLEAYFVQIDGTLNKLSTLREYVDDTEDYINIMLDDKQNHLLQMGVMLTTATLVVSAFVVVAGVFGMNITIELFDDKKAGMPEFLWTIGGGTTGCIFLYVLAIAWCKHKRLLE
- the LOC115703134 gene encoding uncharacterized protein LOC115703134, translated to MSSIGQSILMAFTVTMNKYASSNIQAVHRNNTNNSQTTTTPTHHHIIHGRRGLLLSTVVAALQVTDSKTQLLQKYLKKSEENKAKNDKERMDSYYKRNYKDYFELVEGTMRGKDGEISEAEKGILEWLQKNK